The following coding sequences lie in one Mucilaginibacter sp. KACC 22773 genomic window:
- the ctlX gene encoding citrulline utilization hydrolase CtlX, with protein MTDNQSTSNILMIRPVNFGFNEQTAESNAFQNRDADQQAVQDKALAEFDHFVKTLEHAGVQVIVVNDTPQPHTPDSIFPNNWVSFHDDGTIFLYPMQAENRRLERREDIITNLEDKFKVGHIIDLSRFEADHRFLEGTGSMVLDRENKIAYACLSPRTDKQVLDLFCEQASYKAISFDAADEHGKAIYHTNVLMCVGSKFAVICADSIPNPHERIVVLESLKSTQKEVITISFEQMNRFAGNMLEVKNDKGETLIVMSKNAFDVLKSEQKMTLEKYGNLVYADINTIETNGGGSARCMMAEVHLPVSS; from the coding sequence ATGACTGACAACCAATCAACATCAAACATATTAATGATCCGCCCGGTAAATTTCGGCTTTAATGAGCAAACTGCCGAAAGTAACGCGTTCCAAAACCGAGATGCAGACCAGCAGGCCGTACAGGATAAGGCCCTGGCCGAATTTGATCATTTTGTAAAAACTTTAGAGCACGCAGGTGTTCAGGTAATCGTGGTGAACGACACGCCACAGCCCCATACCCCTGATTCTATTTTTCCGAATAACTGGGTTTCATTTCATGATGACGGTACAATTTTCCTTTACCCCATGCAGGCCGAAAACCGCAGGCTGGAACGGCGGGAGGATATCATAACCAACCTGGAGGACAAGTTCAAGGTAGGCCATATTATCGACCTCAGCCGTTTCGAGGCCGATCACCGTTTTTTGGAGGGCACGGGCAGCATGGTGCTGGATAGGGAAAATAAAATCGCCTACGCCTGCCTTTCGCCACGTACTGATAAACAGGTATTGGATTTATTTTGTGAACAGGCCAGCTACAAAGCCATCAGCTTTGACGCGGCAGACGAGCATGGTAAAGCCATTTATCATACCAATGTATTGATGTGCGTGGGCAGCAAATTCGCGGTTATTTGCGCGGATAGCATCCCTAACCCTCACGAGCGTATAGTTGTTTTAGAATCTCTTAAATCAACTCAAAAAGAGGTTATCACCATCAGCTTTGAGCAGATGAATCGTTTTGCAGGCAATATGCTCGAGGTAAAGAATGATAAAGGCGAAACACTCATTGTGATGTCAAAAAATGCATTTGATGTTTTGAAAAGCGAACAAAAAATGACCTTAGAAAAATATGGTAATTTGGTTTATGCAGATATCAACACTATAGAAACCAATGGTGGTGGAAGTGCGAGGTGTATGATGGCCGAGGTGCATTTGCCGGTTAGTTCATAG
- a CDS encoding arginine deiminase family protein — protein MTVKNSDFKIDVTSEIGTLRTLLIHSPDSGLGKVVPSKAQDWLFEDIVHLDTMRRNEYDYYVKLLLYFLDPDKIKGKLQQIESDYQREFFKPDHTNFHASNNVIEIQTLLADILQQPDIRKKLVASVCAIESCNYRLQQQLIDTDPIELAKIFISGSLNDDEMIFAPIPNLIFSRDLGIAINNHMLLNKPAKKARFRETLLMRYIFFNHPLFASYQNNILEIPETAQHFLRPGEDNQEKTTLEGGDVMMVSPQHLLIGCSERTSISGANEAIKLLFDNDVVKKVTIVKIPHKRDYMHIDTVFTQVKRNTWVLLRSLAIAEAPPEEQEPMSWFADKKSKDKTEIVQFRKDKKPKVFNCLEDLLSSISEKDLQSEDKTRFIYSGNNVFPFDSREQWTDSCNLLALKEGVVLGYDRNDKTVEAFKQSGFDVIKVNDLLQKFESGELDPKTLTDTLILMPSAELSRARGGFHCMSMPLLRDKVI, from the coding sequence ATGACAGTTAAAAACTCCGATTTTAAAATAGATGTAACCTCCGAAATTGGCACCCTGCGTACCCTGCTCATTCACAGCCCCGATAGTGGCCTCGGCAAAGTTGTACCTTCAAAAGCACAGGATTGGCTATTTGAAGATATTGTGCACCTGGATACCATGCGCCGTAACGAGTATGATTATTATGTGAAACTGCTGCTTTATTTTTTAGATCCGGATAAAATAAAAGGCAAACTGCAACAGATAGAAAGCGATTACCAACGTGAGTTTTTTAAACCCGACCATACCAATTTCCACGCATCAAACAACGTTATTGAGATACAAACCCTGCTGGCCGATATTTTACAACAGCCGGATATCCGTAAAAAACTGGTGGCTTCTGTTTGTGCAATTGAGAGCTGCAATTACCGGTTACAGCAACAGTTGATAGATACAGATCCTATAGAATTGGCAAAAATTTTCATTTCGGGTTCATTGAATGACGACGAAATGATCTTCGCCCCAATTCCAAATCTCATTTTTTCGCGCGATTTGGGTATAGCCATAAACAACCACATGCTGCTGAACAAACCGGCTAAAAAAGCCCGCTTCCGCGAGACTTTGCTAATGCGGTATATATTTTTTAACCACCCGCTGTTTGCATCTTATCAAAATAATATATTAGAGATTCCCGAAACAGCCCAGCATTTTTTGCGCCCCGGCGAGGATAACCAGGAAAAAACCACTTTAGAAGGTGGCGACGTAATGATGGTGAGCCCGCAGCATCTGTTGATTGGTTGCAGCGAGCGTACCTCTATCAGCGGCGCCAACGAAGCTATTAAACTGTTGTTTGATAACGATGTTGTAAAAAAGGTAACCATTGTAAAAATACCGCACAAACGCGACTATATGCACATTGATACGGTATTTACCCAGGTAAAACGTAATACATGGGTGCTGCTGCGCTCATTGGCCATAGCCGAGGCGCCGCCGGAAGAGCAGGAGCCAATGTCGTGGTTTGCCGATAAAAAGTCAAAAGACAAAACCGAGATTGTACAGTTCCGGAAAGACAAGAAACCCAAAGTATTCAATTGCCTTGAAGACCTGTTATCCAGTATCAGCGAAAAAGACCTGCAAAGCGAAGACAAAACCCGGTTCATCTACTCGGGCAACAACGTATTCCCGTTTGATTCGCGCGAGCAATGGACAGATTCATGCAACCTACTGGCCTTAAAAGAAGGCGTAGTTTTAGGGTATGACCGTAACGACAAAACCGTTGAAGCATTTAAACAAAGTGGCTTTGATGTAATAAAGGTGAACGACCTCCTGCAAAAATTTGAATCGGGCGAACTTGATCCGAAAACTTTAACAGATACCTTAATTTTAATGCCATCCGCAGAACTTTCAAGAGCCCGTGGTGGTTTTCATTGTATGAGTATGCCTTTGTTAAGAGATAAAGTAATCTGA
- the argS gene encoding arginine--tRNA ligase gives MDFIIEAAVKAIKHLYQTDVAPAAISLQETRKEFEGQVTIVTFPFTKFSRKGPEQTGSEIGEYLKNELREVAAFNVVKGFLNISLSDEYWIGQLYNQVLPDDFAVAKPNEQKVMVEYSSPNTNKPLHLGHIRNNLLGFSVAQILAAAGYDVVKANLVNDRGIHICKSMLAWQIFGNGETPESSGLKGDHLVGKYYVLFDKELRKQLVPILERVYEENDLTLFNDNQKEKIQALLINIDKLKAKKYATPENETKLIAELTDKIGAEEDKIKEIAKNITSLMIETQQMLQKWEAGDAEVLDLWKTMNGWVYAGFAETYKQLGVDFDKYYYESNTYLLGKDIIDEGLEKGVFFKKQDGSVWIDLTADGLDEKLVLRGDGTSVYITQDLGTAQLKYNDFHMDKSIYVVGNEQDYHFKVLFLILNKLGKAGADGLFHLSYGMVDLPSGKMKSREGTVVDADDLMSEMDATAKEQTDAMGKVDSFSDEYKQQLYHTIGMGALKYFLLKVDPKKRLLFDPNESVDFQGHTGPFIQYTHARIRSVLSRAEYQVKSTIETTALDTVERDLIVLLTQFPTVITDAANSYSPAIIANYVYELAKTYNKFYHEKSILQAENEVLKQFRLELSASSAKVINKGMALLGIDVPERM, from the coding sequence ATGGATTTTATTATTGAAGCGGCCGTTAAAGCCATTAAACATTTGTACCAAACAGATGTAGCCCCGGCCGCTATAAGCTTACAGGAAACCCGTAAAGAATTTGAGGGGCAAGTTACTATAGTCACATTCCCGTTTACCAAATTTTCCAGAAAAGGCCCCGAACAAACAGGTTCCGAAATTGGCGAATATCTTAAAAATGAGTTAAGAGAAGTTGCCGCTTTCAACGTAGTTAAAGGTTTTTTAAATATCTCTTTAAGCGACGAATATTGGATTGGTCAGCTATATAACCAGGTATTGCCCGATGATTTTGCTGTGGCTAAGCCTAACGAGCAAAAGGTAATGGTGGAATATTCATCGCCAAATACCAATAAGCCATTGCACCTCGGTCATATCCGTAACAATCTATTAGGCTTTTCGGTAGCGCAAATTCTGGCAGCTGCCGGATACGATGTTGTGAAGGCGAACCTGGTGAACGATCGTGGTATCCACATTTGTAAATCTATGCTGGCGTGGCAAATATTTGGCAATGGCGAAACACCCGAGTCATCCGGCCTGAAAGGCGATCATTTGGTTGGTAAGTATTATGTGTTGTTTGATAAGGAACTAAGAAAACAATTAGTGCCTATTCTGGAGCGCGTGTACGAAGAAAACGACCTGACGCTATTTAATGATAACCAAAAAGAGAAAATACAGGCACTGCTGATTAATATTGATAAACTAAAAGCAAAAAAATACGCTACGCCCGAAAATGAGACCAAACTTATTGCTGAGTTAACCGATAAAATTGGTGCCGAGGAAGATAAGATTAAAGAGATAGCAAAAAATATTACCTCGCTGATGATAGAAACCCAGCAAATGCTCCAGAAATGGGAAGCCGGGGATGCTGAAGTTCTCGACCTATGGAAAACCATGAATGGTTGGGTTTACGCGGGCTTTGCCGAAACTTATAAGCAACTGGGTGTTGATTTTGATAAGTATTATTACGAATCGAACACCTATTTGTTAGGTAAAGATATTATTGATGAGGGACTGGAAAAAGGTGTTTTCTTTAAAAAACAGGATGGTTCGGTTTGGATAGACCTGACTGCCGATGGGCTGGATGAAAAACTGGTTTTACGTGGAGACGGAACATCGGTTTACATTACCCAGGATTTAGGTACGGCCCAATTAAAATATAACGACTTCCACATGGATAAATCCATTTATGTGGTAGGTAACGAACAGGATTATCACTTTAAAGTGCTTTTCCTGATCCTCAATAAATTGGGCAAGGCAGGTGCTGATGGGCTGTTCCACCTGTCGTATGGTATGGTCGATCTGCCATCTGGTAAAATGAAATCTCGCGAGGGTACGGTAGTTGATGCCGATGACCTTATGTCCGAAATGGATGCTACCGCTAAAGAACAAACCGATGCCATGGGCAAGGTTGATAGCTTTAGCGACGAATACAAACAACAATTATATCACACCATAGGTATGGGGGCCCTAAAATATTTCCTGCTTAAGGTTGATCCTAAAAAACGTTTGTTGTTCGATCCGAATGAATCGGTAGATTTTCAGGGCCATACAGGGCCTTTTATTCAGTACACACATGCCCGTATCAGGTCGGTATTAAGCCGCGCAGAATACCAGGTTAAAAGCACAATTGAAACAACAGCCTTAGATACGGTAGAACGCGACCTAATTGTACTATTAACCCAATTCCCAACGGTAATAACAGACGCCGCCAATAGCTATAGCCCTGCAATTATTGCAAACTATGTTTACGAATTGGCAAAGACTTACAACAAGTTTTACCACGAAAAATCGATACTCCAGGCAGAAAACGAAGTGCTGAAACAATTTAGATTGGAACTATCTGCTTCGTCGGCCAAAGTAATTAACAAAGGAATGGCTTTGTTAGGAATAGATGTACCGGAGAGAATGTAA
- a CDS encoding YXWGXW repeat-containing protein, whose amino-acid sequence MKTIAKTGLVLALSASLFTSCAADYYVAERPAEPVYVRPAAPYPGAYWVPGEWAWRGGSYVYVNGYYARPRANRVYVQGYWHPVRHGYAWHRGHWR is encoded by the coding sequence ATGAAGACAATTGCGAAAACCGGATTAGTATTAGCCTTATCAGCATCACTATTTACATCCTGCGCAGCCGACTATTACGTAGCCGAACGACCGGCCGAACCCGTATATGTACGACCGGCTGCACCCTATCCGGGCGCCTATTGGGTACCTGGCGAATGGGCCTGGCGTGGCGGCAGCTATGTTTATGTAAACGGATACTATGCAAGGCCGCGTGCCAATCGTGTTTATGTACAAGGCTACTGGCACCCTGTTCGCCATGGCTATGCATGGCATAGGGGCCATTGGAGGTAA
- a CDS encoding 3-hydroxyacyl-CoA dehydrogenase family protein: MMKNITVIGSGTMGNGIAHTFAQYGFEVALVDINADALAKAVQTIINNLDRQLKKGSIDEIGKTNTLSRIKTYTDLKEGAATADLVIEAATENREIKLKLFKQLSEICSDDVILASNTSSISITEIAAATKNPGNVIGMHFMNPVPVMKLVEVIRGYSTSDSVTQTIMQLAQKLDKDPVEVNDYPGFVANRILMPMINEAIYTLYEGVAGVQEIDTVMKLGMVHPMGPLQLADFIGLDVCLAILKVLYDGFGNQKYAPCPLLVNMVTAGHRGIKTGSGFYKYTASSKDLVVASKFTKSSLNQ; this comes from the coding sequence ATGATGAAAAACATAACCGTTATTGGATCCGGAACTATGGGTAATGGCATAGCCCACACCTTTGCCCAATATGGGTTTGAGGTAGCGCTGGTTGACATCAATGCCGATGCCCTGGCAAAAGCCGTACAAACGATTATCAATAATCTTGACAGGCAGCTAAAAAAAGGCAGTATAGATGAGATTGGTAAAACAAATACCCTAAGCCGGATCAAAACGTATACCGATTTGAAAGAAGGCGCTGCAACCGCCGACCTGGTTATTGAAGCTGCTACCGAAAACCGGGAGATTAAACTCAAGTTATTTAAACAACTAAGCGAAATCTGTTCGGACGACGTTATTCTCGCCTCTAACACATCATCTATATCAATAACCGAAATTGCAGCTGCTACCAAGAATCCGGGCAATGTAATTGGTATGCACTTTATGAACCCGGTACCGGTAATGAAATTGGTAGAGGTAATCAGGGGTTATTCCACATCAGATTCGGTTACACAAACCATTATGCAGCTGGCCCAAAAGCTGGATAAAGACCCTGTTGAAGTAAACGATTACCCCGGTTTTGTTGCCAACCGCATTTTAATGCCAATGATTAACGAAGCTATTTATACACTATACGAAGGTGTGGCCGGAGTGCAGGAAATTGATACCGTTATGAAATTGGGCATGGTCCACCCCATGGGCCCGCTACAGTTGGCCGACTTCATTGGTCTGGATGTTTGCCTGGCTATATTAAAGGTGTTGTACGATGGCTTCGGCAATCAAAAATATGCACCTTGCCCCTTGCTGGTAAACATGGTTACAGCTGGCCACCGCGGCATAAAAACCGGGAGTGGATTTTATAAATATACTGCAAGCAGCAAAGATTTGGTAGTAGCAAGCAAGTTCACCAAATCCTCATTAAACCAATAA
- the bioD gene encoding dethiobiotin synthase, with product MPAKQPIFITGIGTGIGKTIVSAIVTEKLKADYWKPIQSGDLDNSDTQKVQGLVSNPGTKFHPEAYRLTQPFSPHKSAAIDKVTIEMENIVLPKTDNQLVIEGAGGLMVPLNDNFLMIDLIKQLNSKVILVSQHYLGSINHTLLSIHALKKYNIEVMGIIFNGAKDIYSKSYILNYSNLPELGTIPTFENLTRKAIIDAGALISL from the coding sequence ATGCCCGCTAAACAACCTATTTTTATTACCGGCATTGGCACCGGTATTGGCAAAACCATAGTATCGGCAATTGTGACCGAAAAATTAAAGGCAGATTATTGGAAACCTATCCAATCCGGCGATTTGGATAATAGTGATACTCAAAAAGTACAAGGCCTGGTTTCCAATCCCGGCACAAAATTTCATCCCGAAGCGTATCGCTTAACACAGCCATTTTCTCCCCATAAATCAGCCGCAATTGATAAGGTTACTATCGAAATGGAAAATATTGTGTTACCTAAAACAGATAACCAGCTGGTGATTGAAGGCGCAGGTGGCCTGATGGTGCCGTTGAATGACAATTTTTTGATGATCGACCTGATTAAACAGCTTAACTCAAAAGTGATCCTGGTATCACAGCATTACCTGGGGAGCATTAACCATACCCTGTTATCCATACACGCGCTTAAAAAATACAACATCGAGGTTATGGGTATAATATTTAATGGCGCCAAGGATATTTATTCAAAAAGCTACATTCTAAATTATTCCAATCTACCAGAATTGGGCACCATACCCACTTTTGAGAATCTAACCAGGAAGGCAATTATAGATGCCGGCGCTCTTATTAGCTTATAA
- a CDS encoding aminotransferase class I/II-fold pyridoxal phosphate-dependent enzyme yields the protein MTITNDFLRNKLDERKEAGIYRSLKPENSIVDFCSNDYLGFARSPVLKEHIKAELDNNPRSLNGSTGSRLLSGNSQYAEDLELEIAGFHGFEAGLLFNSGYDANLGLLSCLAQRGDTIILDELIHASAIDGARLSNANRYNFKHNSIDSLEAKLKASKGNCYVVVESIYSMDGDSAPIKDIVDITEKYGAHLIVDEAHAVGLYKKGLTNQLGLQNRIFATVVTFGKALGNHGAIVLGSKVLKEYLINFARPFIYSTAPSFHHLASIKMAYQLLNNVEKEIIDLKNNIAYFKKHTNINSDYPLLQSDSAIQCIILKNNDKARLIANTLQSAGLDVRPILSPTVAAGTERIRICLHSFNTLNELALLCNTVNSFINAR from the coding sequence TTGACAATAACCAACGATTTCCTGAGAAACAAACTTGATGAGCGAAAGGAAGCCGGTATTTACCGCAGCCTGAAGCCGGAGAACAGTATTGTCGATTTTTGTTCAAACGATTACCTGGGTTTTGCCCGGTCGCCTGTGTTAAAAGAGCATATTAAAGCAGAATTGGATAACAATCCACGAAGCTTAAACGGATCAACCGGCTCAAGGCTGCTTTCAGGAAACTCACAGTATGCCGAAGACCTCGAATTGGAAATTGCCGGGTTTCATGGATTTGAAGCCGGCTTATTATTTAATTCCGGTTACGATGCCAACCTGGGCCTGCTCTCGTGCCTGGCGCAACGTGGTGACACCATTATTCTTGATGAATTAATACATGCCTCTGCCATCGACGGTGCGCGGCTAAGTAACGCCAACCGGTATAACTTCAAACACAATAGCATTGATAGCCTGGAAGCCAAATTAAAGGCATCTAAAGGCAATTGCTATGTGGTTGTAGAAAGTATATACTCCATGGACGGCGATTCGGCCCCAATAAAAGATATCGTTGATATAACAGAAAAGTACGGTGCGCATTTAATTGTTGATGAAGCACATGCAGTTGGCTTGTATAAAAAGGGCTTAACAAACCAACTTGGCCTCCAAAATCGGATATTCGCCACGGTTGTCACTTTCGGTAAGGCACTTGGCAATCACGGGGCGATTGTGCTGGGTAGCAAGGTGCTTAAGGAATACCTCATCAACTTTGCCCGGCCATTTATTTATAGCACGGCCCCCTCCTTTCATCACTTAGCATCGATAAAAATGGCGTATCAGCTATTAAATAATGTTGAAAAGGAAATTATCGACCTAAAAAACAACATTGCATATTTTAAAAAACATACCAACATCAATAGTGATTATCCTTTGTTGCAAAGCGATAGCGCTATCCAATGTATTATTTTAAAAAACAATGACAAAGCCCGCCTGATAGCAAATACCTTACAGTCAGCAGGTTTAGATGTACGACCCATTTTAAGCCCAACGGTAGCCGCCGGGACAGAACGTATAAGAATATGCTTGCATAGTTTTAATACCTTAAATGAATTAGCTTTGCTGTGTAATACAGTAAACAGTTTTATTAATGCCCGCTAA
- a CDS encoding XRE family transcriptional regulator, producing MSIISQNIKFLRKKKGITQQQFADEVGIKRSLVGAYEEERAEPKYELLKQLAIYFDISIDDFINETINEKWAPKPKGNPANLRVLSISVDKEDNENIEMVPLKASAGYLNGYADPEYVAKLPKFYLPMFKQGTYRAFEIKGDSMLPIVSGDIIIAEYLENWADVKPGETYVVISKDDGVVYKRIGNKFKDNKKLKLISDNPVYEPYEINGEDVLEIWKAKGYISTQLPQPTPEPTMESLTNMMAQMQRSISNLQQSNN from the coding sequence ATGTCAATAATTTCACAAAATATTAAGTTCCTTCGCAAAAAGAAGGGAATTACCCAACAGCAGTTCGCTGATGAAGTAGGTATAAAACGCTCATTGGTAGGTGCTTATGAAGAAGAGCGTGCAGAGCCGAAATATGAATTACTAAAACAATTAGCAATCTACTTTGACATTAGCATTGATGATTTTATTAATGAAACCATTAACGAAAAGTGGGCGCCAAAACCAAAAGGTAACCCTGCAAACCTGCGCGTGCTAAGTATTTCTGTTGATAAAGAGGATAACGAAAACATTGAAATGGTGCCCCTTAAGGCCAGCGCCGGTTATTTAAATGGGTACGCCGATCCGGAATATGTAGCCAAGCTCCCTAAGTTTTACTTACCTATGTTTAAGCAGGGAACTTATCGCGCTTTTGAAATAAAAGGAGATTCGATGCTGCCGATAGTATCGGGCGATATAATTATTGCAGAGTACCTTGAAAATTGGGCAGATGTAAAACCTGGCGAAACTTACGTGGTAATATCAAAGGATGATGGCGTTGTATATAAAAGGATAGGTAACAAATTCAAAGACAATAAAAAGCTAAAGCTGATATCTGATAACCCGGTATATGAGCCGTATGAAATAAACGGCGAGGACGTACTGGAAATCTGGAAGGCAAAAGGCTATATATCAACCCAGTTACCACAGCCTACACCCGAGCCAACCATGGAAAGCCTTACCAATATGATGGCCCAGATGCAGCGTTCGATATCCAACTTACAGCAAAGCAACAATTAA
- a CDS encoding nuclease: MKRFVYIITDRNRKNLHVGLCSDLVKTLQFYSDMPTLFFDSAQQLNRLVYFEEINTEEQAMERFKTVSTYTRPQKEKMIRPVNPDWVDLTIGLKYESGIRTRPQLRPSVNANRRAITF; encoded by the coding sequence ATGAAACGTTTTGTATATATCATCACCGACAGAAACAGGAAAAACCTTCATGTAGGCTTATGTTCAGACCTGGTAAAAACGCTGCAGTTTTACAGCGATATGCCAACCTTATTTTTTGATAGCGCACAGCAGCTTAACCGTTTAGTGTATTTTGAAGAGATTAATACCGAAGAGCAGGCGATGGAACGCTTTAAAACAGTAAGCACCTATACAAGGCCCCAAAAAGAAAAAATGATCAGACCGGTTAACCCTGATTGGGTAGATCTGACCATTGGCTTAAAATATGAAAGCGGGATACGTACCAGGCCGCAATTGCGCCCGTCGGTAAACGCCAACAGGCGTGCTATTACTTTTTAA
- the msrB gene encoding peptide-methionine (R)-S-oxide reductase MsrB: MRKSIFAIAIISIITAFGCQSSSGQAKRKLSKPAAEWKKTLTPNQYYIMVESGTEPPFKNEYWNNHEKGVYVSAATGEILFSSEDKFDSGTGWPSFVKAVDPKKVAIVNDNSYGMSRDEVIEKSTGLHLGHVFDDGPADRGGKRFCMNSGALKFIKK, from the coding sequence ATGAGAAAATCAATTTTTGCTATAGCTATAATAAGTATCATAACAGCTTTTGGCTGCCAGAGCAGCAGCGGCCAGGCAAAACGCAAGCTCAGTAAACCAGCGGCGGAGTGGAAAAAAACACTTACGCCCAACCAATACTACATTATGGTTGAAAGCGGAACCGAACCTCCTTTTAAAAACGAATACTGGAACAACCACGAAAAGGGTGTTTATGTAAGCGCTGCCACAGGCGAAATATTATTCAGTTCTGAGGATAAATTTGATAGCGGTACAGGGTGGCCAAGCTTCGTAAAAGCTGTCGACCCTAAAAAAGTTGCTATTGTTAATGATAACAGCTACGGCATGAGCCGCGACGAAGTTATCGAAAAAAGCACTGGGCTACACCTTGGTCACGTTTTTGACGACGGCCCTGCCGACCGCGGCGGCAAACGTTTTTGCATGAATTCAGGTGCTTTAAAATTTATTAAAAAGTAA
- a CDS encoding fasciclin domain-containing protein → MKNLIMLAALLLLGTMLFAQTKAVNPKAIGPLKVAAGDSMRSANDIVKNLAISKDLSVFYNFIKTANLALTFQSRGPITIFVPVNGAFQNLPAGRLDSLMKPSHIWELTSILSYHAIAGWFKAKDIEKQINKSKGAATFTTLAGYKLKAKIDANRNIVLIDENGGECIISRFDIEQNNGMLHVVNKVLLPKAKVI, encoded by the coding sequence ATGAAAAATTTGATAATGCTTGCTGCCTTACTTTTATTAGGTACTATGTTATTTGCGCAAACAAAGGCTGTAAATCCAAAAGCAATTGGCCCTCTAAAAGTTGCAGCGGGCGATAGCATGCGATCCGCTAACGACATTGTTAAAAACTTAGCTATATCCAAAGACCTATCGGTGTTTTACAATTTTATTAAAACCGCAAACCTTGCATTAACTTTCCAAAGCCGTGGACCTATTACCATATTTGTTCCTGTGAATGGTGCCTTTCAGAATTTACCTGCAGGAAGGCTCGATTCGTTAATGAAACCATCACATATTTGGGAACTTACCAGTATTTTAAGTTACCACGCTATAGCCGGTTGGTTTAAAGCAAAAGATATTGAAAAACAGATTAATAAGAGTAAAGGTGCAGCTACATTTACTACCCTGGCGGGCTATAAACTGAAAGCAAAGATTGATGCAAACCGTAATATTGTTTTGATTGATGAAAATGGAGGAGAATGCATTATTAGCCGTTTTGATATTGAGCAAAATAACGGCATGTTACATGTGGTAAACAAGGTACTGCTACCTAAGGCAAAAGTTATATAA